In a single window of the Nitrosopumilaceae archaeon genome:
- the sufD gene encoding Fe-S cluster assembly protein SufD produces the protein MSSFVLSKLGQNHIDEISDANNEPSWLKEYRKNSFAIYQQLPPEVSPLYNKYSDANKMNPDEVTFSLSSDSTVPDFVKDRMNELADNPHVVQIGTNIHKINLPSELKSKGLVICSIQDAIKDHSDKIKQSLESTDPKTDKYTALNNAFFNSGIFIYIPKNMILEKTIHLISSLSMDQTSTISRNVVIGEENSKASIVQELYAPKSPKQQAYLELLNVHVNQNTELDLITLQAMDQNAVNFSTRKAEILRDGRMNWYLGLFGSLLSRYKIDNYLSGIGANANDTEVVFGNKNQSFDITSNLIHIAQSTSGRVLEKSVLKDTSKSLFKGMIRIEKEAHHTESYLAGHSILLDKGAKSDSIPGLEIFTNDVKATHAASVAQIDDEQLFYLGTRCLSKSDAQKIIVEGFLEPLSRKMSYQIRAWITYLIDSKWLGRELSIKSDDQLKELLEVEETRYRETDIFGSHYKYR, from the coding sequence ATGTCCTCATTTGTTCTATCAAAGCTTGGTCAAAATCACATAGACGAAATCTCTGACGCAAATAACGAACCGTCTTGGCTTAAAGAATATAGAAAAAATTCTTTTGCAATATACCAACAATTACCACCAGAAGTATCACCACTGTACAACAAGTACAGCGATGCAAACAAGATGAACCCAGACGAGGTAACATTCTCACTTAGCTCAGATAGTACAGTTCCAGATTTTGTTAAAGACAGAATGAATGAGCTTGCAGACAATCCACACGTGGTACAAATTGGAACAAACATCCACAAAATAAACTTGCCATCAGAATTAAAATCAAAGGGACTGGTAATATGTTCAATACAAGACGCGATAAAAGATCATTCTGATAAAATAAAACAATCACTAGAATCAACTGATCCAAAAACAGACAAGTATACAGCACTAAACAACGCATTTTTTAATTCAGGAATTTTCATCTATATTCCCAAAAACATGATCTTAGAAAAGACAATTCACCTGATTTCGTCACTGTCTATGGACCAGACTTCCACAATATCTCGTAATGTGGTAATAGGAGAAGAAAACTCCAAGGCGTCTATTGTACAAGAGCTTTATGCGCCAAAAAGTCCAAAACAGCAAGCCTATCTTGAGCTGCTAAACGTGCATGTGAATCAGAACACCGAGCTTGATTTAATCACATTACAGGCAATGGACCAAAACGCAGTAAACTTTTCCACAAGAAAGGCAGAAATTTTGCGAGACGGCAGGATGAACTGGTATCTTGGATTGTTTGGCTCACTTCTTTCAAGATATAAAATTGATAACTATCTATCCGGAATTGGGGCAAATGCCAACGACACTGAGGTTGTATTTGGAAACAAGAATCAATCATTTGATATTACATCAAACTTGATACATATAGCACAATCAACTAGTGGACGAGTTCTTGAAAAATCTGTATTAAAAGATACTTCAAAGTCATTATTCAAAGGAATGATAAGAATTGAAAAAGAGGCACACCATACAGAATCCTATCTTGCTGGTCACTCTATCTTACTTGATAAAGGCGCAAAATCTGATTCCATTCCAGGCCTTGAAATATTTACAAACGATGTCAAGGCGACACATGCGGCTTCTGTTGCTCAGATTGATGATGAACAGCTCTTTTACTTGGGTACACGATGCCTTTCAAAATCAGATGCTCAAAAAATCATAGTTGAAGGATTCCTTGAACCACTTTCAAGAAAAATGTCATATCAAATTAGGGCATGGATAACATATCTTATAGACTCAAAATGGCTTGGCCGCGAACTTTCAATAAAATCAGATGATCAGCTAAAGGAGCTCTTGGAAGTTGAAGAGACAAGGTATCGTGAAACAGACATCTTTGGAAGTCATTACAAATACAGGTGA
- a CDS encoding non-heme iron oxygenase ferredoxin subunit → MSKWIKACSKKELEKGEMLDFDHDDKKILLANLNGKIYATDRICTHAEADLSTGILNDEGVTCPLHLSTFNLETGVPQNLPAEVPLKTYNVKIEQNEIYVEVE, encoded by the coding sequence TTGTCAAAATGGATAAAGGCTTGTAGCAAAAAAGAATTGGAAAAAGGCGAGATGCTTGATTTTGATCATGATGATAAAAAAATTCTTTTAGCAAATCTTAATGGCAAAATATATGCCACTGACAGAATATGCACACATGCAGAAGCTGACCTCTCGACTGGAATTTTAAATGATGAAGGAGTGACATGCCCCCTACATCTTTCAACTTTTAATCTTGAGACAGGAGTACCACAAAACCTTCCTGCCGAAGTGCCTCTTAAAACCTACAATGTTAAAATAGAACAAAATGAGATCTATGTCGAGGTTGAATAA
- a CDS encoding cysteine desulfurase, protein MNIENIRNDFPILKRKVHKDKPLVYFDNAATTQKPIQVIDSISNYYLNYNSNIHRAVHELAEESTAAYELTRDKIAKFINVKNREELIFVRGTTEAINLVAYSWGRQNVQKDDIVVTTEYEHHSNIVPWQLLTKEKGAKLEYIGVDDNGELILDQLDTYLDTGKVKLVTFSQMSNVLGTISKTEEIIKKCHQKGVRVLVDGAQSVPHLKVDIQKLDCDFFAFSAHKMLGPTGVGVLWARKELLENMVPFNAGGDMIREVHKYETTWNDLPYKFEAGTPNIADVIGFSAALDYLDKIGMDKVREHEVELTKYALDKISAVKGIILYGPPDITKRGGVISFNLGDIHPHDLATIIDEDGIAIRSGHHCAQVLMERLDVSATSRASFYIYNTKEEVDVFIRSLNRARELFRI, encoded by the coding sequence ATGAATATAGAAAATATAAGAAACGACTTTCCTATTCTAAAACGCAAGGTTCACAAAGACAAACCTCTTGTTTATTTTGATAATGCAGCAACAACACAAAAACCAATCCAAGTAATAGATTCCATTAGCAATTATTATCTTAATTATAATTCCAACATACACAGGGCAGTGCACGAACTTGCAGAAGAATCTACTGCCGCATACGAACTTACAAGAGACAAGATTGCAAAATTCATCAATGTAAAAAATCGTGAAGAGCTAATCTTTGTTAGGGGAACAACAGAAGCAATCAACCTTGTTGCATATTCTTGGGGACGACAAAATGTACAAAAAGATGACATTGTTGTAACAACTGAATATGAGCATCACAGCAACATTGTGCCATGGCAACTCTTGACAAAAGAAAAAGGAGCCAAACTTGAATACATTGGAGTAGATGACAATGGTGAGCTCATACTTGACCAATTAGATACATATCTCGATACTGGAAAGGTAAAGCTTGTAACATTTAGCCAAATGTCAAATGTTTTAGGAACAATAAGCAAGACTGAGGAGATAATAAAAAAATGCCATCAAAAGGGAGTACGGGTACTAGTTGATGGAGCTCAATCGGTTCCACATCTTAAAGTAGACATACAAAAACTAGACTGTGACTTTTTTGCATTCTCAGCTCACAAGATGCTTGGCCCAACAGGTGTAGGGGTGTTGTGGGCAAGAAAAGAATTACTAGAAAACATGGTTCCATTTAACGCAGGAGGAGACATGATAAGAGAGGTACACAAGTATGAGACAACCTGGAATGATCTGCCATACAAGTTTGAAGCTGGAACTCCAAACATTGCAGATGTAATTGGATTTTCTGCAGCTTTAGATTATCTTGATAAGATAGGCATGGACAAAGTACGTGAGCATGAAGTTGAATTAACCAAATATGCTCTTGACAAAATTTCTGCAGTAAAAGGAATAATTCTATACGGACCGCCAGATATCACAAAACGGGGAGGAGTTATTTCATTTAATCTTGGGGATATACATCCACATGATCTTGCTACAATAATAGATGAAGATGGTATTGCTATACGATCTGGTCATCACTGCGCACAAGTTTTGATGGAAAGACTAGATGTTTCTGCAACATCTCGTGCAAGTTTTTATATCTATAATACAAAAGAGGAAGTAGATGTTTTTATCAGGTCACTTAATAGAGCTAGGGAGCTGTTTAGAATTTGA
- a CDS encoding SUF system NifU family Fe-S cluster assembly protein translates to MSSADIYREIILDYYRNPRNYGKIENPDISKKDSNPLCGDELEMHINLKDNKVSDVKFMGKGCAISQASASMLTELIMGKDFDFVKKLTKEDILENLGLHDLGPARIKCALLSLKVLKYGIYSYVSDKLKDTVSADKIKEEASGLF, encoded by the coding sequence TTGAGTAGTGCAGACATTTATCGAGAAATCATTTTAGATTATTATAGAAATCCACGAAATTATGGAAAAATAGAAAATCCAGATATTTCAAAAAAAGATAGCAATCCGTTATGCGGTGATGAGCTTGAAATGCACATCAATCTTAAAGACAACAAGGTTTCTGATGTGAAATTTATGGGAAAAGGATGTGCAATAAGTCAGGCTAGTGCTTCAATGCTAACAGAACTTATCATGGGTAAAGATTTTGATTTTGTAAAAAAACTAACAAAAGAGGACATACTTGAAAACCTTGGCTTGCATGACCTAGGACCTGCAAGAATAAAATGTGCTCTGTTATCTCTTAAGGTTCTAAAGTATGGTATATACTCATATGTCTCTGACAAGCTAAAAGATACAGTTTCTGCTGATAAAATAAAAGAAGAAGCATCAGGTCTCTTCTAA